The following coding sequences lie in one Cryptococcus tetragattii IND107 chromosome 7, whole genome shotgun sequence genomic window:
- a CDS encoding protoporphyrinogen oxidase, whose product MPAPPKHITILGGGLSGLSTAYHLSHTLPTSTKISLVEGTSRVGGWIDSQKHEVGFRDREGQVREGVVGIETGPRSIRPRGSRGAASMLKMLKDLGLNDDIMPIPFSHPSAQNRFLLDYSTAELTALPSSPTALLGHQPPLLKGLLAAGLSEPLKPRLSKAQLSADRDESVDAFFRRRFGDNVANNLASAMVHGIYAASSSRLSLRSAFPSLWEAEKKYGSVVIGMLLGTKTGAEMAEEKREWAELGELGKEREKWSLYGIKGGLSTMTDRLLDSISSRGAEIILGEPTRKIELSSNQEITIHTHSHSLSTSHLISALPPRVLARILSSTLPNLTHNPSTCVGVVNVVYPLPPTSIHPAGFGYLIPRPPTNLNSNPNPGGVLGVIFDSTALPPNPPELGGQVTKLTLMMGGPYWSNYSPRVSPPSDPEELLPLAIQHLNAIFPHLQNVKPILTVCNIHHNCIPTYLPGHGARLRELHEGIESGEWKGKLSLVGSGYGGVGVNDCVLSAVEVARGLAKGKEVTGLEAWKDWE is encoded by the exons ATGCCCGCTCCACCAAAACATATAACAATCCTCGGTGGCGGTCTCTCAGGCCTCTCAACTGCTTACCACCTATCCCATACCCTTCCGACGAGCACCAAAATCTCTTTAGTCGAGGGCACATCGAGAGTTGGAGGCTGGATCGACTCTCAAAAACATGAAGTGGGTTTCAGAGATCGGGAAGGGCAAGTGAGAGAGGGAGTGGTAGGCATCGAGACTGGGCCTAGGAGTATTCGGCCTAGAGGAAGTAGAGGAGCGGCAAGCatgttgaagatg CTGAAAGATCTTGGGTTGAATGACGATATCATGCCTATTCCATTCTCACATCCCTCTGCTCAAAATCGATTCTTACTGGACTATTCCACCGCGGAACTGACGGCgctcccctcttcccctacAGCTCTTCTTGGCCACCAGCCACCTCTTCTTAAAGGGCTTCTCGCAGCAGGTTTATCTGAACCCCTTAAACCGAGACTATCAAAAGCCCAGCTGAGCGCTGACAGAGACGAGTCTGTGGATGCATTTTTTCGCAGACGATTTGGAGATAACGTAGCGAACAACCTGGCCTCAGCTATGGTTCATGGGATCTAtgccgcctcttcttcgcggCTCTCCCTACGATCGGCTTTCCCCTCATTGTGGGaagcggagaagaagtatGGTTCTGTGGTAATTGGCATGCTGCTAGGAACTAAGACAGGGGCGGAGATGGCTGAGGAGAAGCGAGAGTGGGCAGAGTTGGGAGAATTAggcaaggagagggaaaaatGGAGTTTGTACGGCATCAAAGGCGGCTTGAGCACAATGACGGACAGACTCCTGGACAGCATATCATCCCGGGGTGCGGAGATCATCTTAGGAGAACCTACACGCAAGATTGAACTTTCCTCAAACCAGGAAATTACTATCCACACGCATAGCCACTCCCTTTCAACATCCCACCTCATCTCTGCCCTACCTCCTAGAGTTCTTGCTcgcatcctctcttctACTTTGCCTAACCTTACGCACAATCCCTCCACATGCGTTGGCGTTGTCAACGTCGTATatccccttccacccaCATCCATTCACCCCGCGGGCTTCGGCTACCTTATTCCTCGTCCACCCACCAATCTCAATTCAAATCCGAACCCGGGGGGAGTACTCGGTGTCATCTTTGACTCGACTGCTTTACCTCCCAACCCGCCTGAGCTCGGCGGACAGGTGACGAAGCTCACATTGATGATGGGTGGTCCGTACTGGTCAAATTACTCCCCGCGAGTCTCACCTCCCAGTGACCCCGAAGAACTCTTACCTCTCGCCATCCAACACCTCAACGCCATTTTCCCGCACCTTCAAAACGTCAAGCCTATTTTGACAGTCTGTAACATTCATCATAACTGTATTCCTACATATCTTCCAGGGCATGGCGCTCGTCTGCGCGAGTTGCATGAGGGGATTGAGAGTGGGgagtggaaagggaaattgAGCTTGGTTGGGAGCGGATACGGTGGAGTGGGGGTGAATGATTGCGTGCTTTCTGCTGTGGAAGTAGCCAGAGGACTGgcgaaggggaaggaagtgaCAGGATTAGAAGCGTGGAAGGATTGGGAGTGA
- a CDS encoding histone-lysine N-methyltransferase, H3 lysine-36 specific, producing MGDVIEDTKPTLDDLWAEDENQKPESPPIRLSRSPSSKHGHKSPFPGSTSPPSASPIGEEDLKPRTARASSSTSKTKSRKASPEVFKPVLIDDLPTAWDEAHETFEALEKCVYERKDIGLSKENDEMMVCECVYNRHDPDADPCGPDSDCINRALYIECIGGECRAGKHCHNQQFSKKQYANVDVVLTEKKGYGLRASSIIPANTLIYEYIGEVVAEKTFRKRMQQYADEGIRHFYFMMLQKEEYIDATKKGGIGRFANHSCNPNCEVQKWVVGRRLRMGIFTKRDVVKGEEITFNYNVDRYGHDAQTCYCGEPNCVGTIGGKTQTDISTMNDLFLDALGITDEVEAMGMRGSKKKKSRQLDEDFVPVLRPIGAHEVQKVAAAIRQSMENKKMMSRLLQRIQMTDDGAMHRQLMRMHGFSLMYMVLTELADDREIVLLALESMNKWKLQIRNKIEDSNIEEPVKMLGQSEDETICGLAKQLIEYWSTLELSYKIPRVSKIASLDADDEAGTQTIAEANIVSAARRPDAWENTQEIQIDIAPVRPRTLPVSRPRPPPPPPPPVKKPALNSMTSTDRLKLDAIIAMAEQTVQAQAAAAAVEATASPQAGSSRSGSRPAEDEERRKRQKRTHMTEEELAEQKERRLRKLIGAVVVKSMNKYKDMIEHDTFKKYARECTDTLVKKEKKSPSYQGAKYPSLSDDKKAKIKSFTKDYTHKILKHLKEKGKLLNPKSSSTRQTSSNDPNHAASSSTNGDTPSISTPSQGGVSLEAAQSLRDGELMDDIFGADEDMAMDLDEDTSQMQEDHPVSPSVPPATPPLPPVRIEVVNSSSTPASQ from the exons ATGGGCGACGTTATCGAAGATACAAAACCAACTTTAGATGACCTCTgggcagaggatgagaatcAGAAGCCCGAATCTCCGCCTATACGGCTATCAAGgtctccatcctccaagCACGGGCACAAATCCCCATTTCCTGGATCGACATCCCCTCCTTCAGCATCCCCCataggtgaagaagatcttAAACCTCGTACGGCCAGGGCATCGTCTTCAACGTCTAAGACGAAGAGCAGAAAGGCTTCCCCAGAGGTGTTTAAGCCCGTGCTTATAGACGATCTTCCGACAGCGTGGGATGAGGCTCATGAGACGTTCGAAGCGCTGGAGAAGTGCGTGTATGAGAGGAAAGATATTGGGCTGAGTAAGGAGAACGATGAGATGATGGTGTGCGAGTGTGTCTATAATAGAC ATGACCCAGACGCTGACCCTTGTGGACCCGATTCCGATTGCATCAACCGTGCATTGTATATCGAGTGTATCGGGGGGGAATGTAGAGCGGGCAAACACTGTCATAATCAGCA ATTCTCAAAGAAGCAGTATGCTAATGTGGATGTGGTCCTTACGGAAAAAAAGGGCTACGGACTGAGAGCGAGCTCGATCATTCCAGC GAATACGCTCATCTATGAGTATATTGGTGAAGTGGTGGCGGAGAAGACATTCAGAAAGAGGATGCAGCAGTATGCTGATGAAGGCATACGGCACTTCTACTTTATGATGCttcagaaagaagag TACATCGATGCAACCAAGAAGGGCGGCATAGGTAGATTCGCTAATCACTCCTGCAATCCCAATTGTGAAGTTCAAAAATGGGTGGTGGGACGTAGGTTGCGGATGGGTATTTTCACGAAGAGAGATGTAGTCAAAGGGGAGGAGATTACTTTTAACTATAATGTCGACCGATATGG CCATGATGCCCAAACTTGTTACTGTGGAGAGCCGAATTGTGTCGGAACCATTGGTGGAAAGACTCAGACCGATATCAGTACCATGAACGATCTGTTTTTGGATG CTTTGGGTATCACGGATGAAGTCGAGGCTATGGGTATGAGAggcagcaagaagaagaagtcaagaCAATTGGATGAAGACTTTGTT CCTGTTCTTCGACCCATTGGTGCCCACGAGGTCCAGAAagttgctgctgccattCGCCAGTCTATGGAGAATAAAAAGATGATGTCGAGGTTATTACAACGTATCCAG ATGACCGACGACGGCGCAATGCACCGACAGCTTATGAGGATGCACGGTTTCAGTCTCATGTACATGGTGTTGACTGAGCTGGCGGACGACAGGGAAATCGTGCTTCTT GCTCTTGAAAGTATGAACAAGTGGAAACTTCAGATACGTAACAAGATTGAAGATTCCAATATTGAAGAGCCTGTCAAAATGCTTGGCCAGAGCGAAGATGAAACAATATGCGGCTTGGCTAAGCAGCTTATCGAGTATTGGTCTACTCTCGAGCTTTCTTATAAGATCCCTCGTGTCTCCAAAATTGCATCT CTTGATGCCGATGACGAAGCGGGCACACAGACCATTGCTGAAGCCAACATCGTATCTGCAGCCCGTCGTCCTGACGCTTGGGAGAATACTCAAGAAATCCAAATCGATATTGCCCCGGTCCGTCCTCGGACTCTGCCCGTCTCacgtcctcgtcctcctccaccaccacctcccccTGTTAAGAAGCCTGCCCTCAACTCAATGACCTCCACTGATCGTCTAAAACTCGATGCAATTATCGCTATGGCAGAGCAGACTGtccaagctcaagcagCTGCCGCGGCTGTGGAAGCGACAGCTTCTCCCCAAGCAGGCTCAAGTAGGTCCGGAAGCCGACCTgcggaagacgaggaaagaagaaagaggcagaAAAGAACGCATATgacagaggaggagctAGCAGaacagaaggagaggagattaAGGAAGCTCATCGGTGCGGTTGTCGTCAAGTCAATGAACAAATACAAGGATATGATTGAGCATGATACTTTCAAAAAGTATGCCAGAGAA TGCACCGACACCctggtcaagaaggagaagaaaagtcCTTCTTATCAAGGCGCCAAGTACCCTTCACTATCTGACGATAAGAAAGCCAAGATCAAGTCCTTTACCAAAGACTACACTCACAAAATCCTTAAACAtctcaaggaaaagggcaAACTTCTCAATCCTAAGAGCTCCTCAACCCGGCAAACTAGTAGCAACGACCCTAACCACgctgcatcatcatctaccaACGGCGATACTCCCAGCATATCTACTCCCTCACAGGGCGGTGTATCCTTGGAAGCCGCCCAAAGTCTTCGAGATGGAGAGTTGATGGATGACATCTTTGGTGCTGATGAAGATATGGCGATGGACCTCGACGAAGACACATCTCAAATGCAAGAGGATCACCCTGTGTCCCCTTCAGTTCCTCCCGCTACACCTCCTTTACCGCCTGTCCGCATTGAAGTTGTCAATAGCAGCTCAACACCTGCATCGCAATAG